A genomic region of Streptomyces diastaticus subsp. diastaticus contains the following coding sequences:
- a CDS encoding YidC/Oxa1 family membrane protein insertase, whose amino-acid sequence MSFFSPFADLVDGLGDVLEPVAGTASTAAAIVLFTAFVRLLVLPLSRAAARGQKARTRLAPQVAALRKKYKKNPERLRKATLELYAAEKVSPFSGILPSLCQLPAFFLMYHLFASAEIGGAPNTLLGHSLFAAPLGDRWKDALADGGVFGAHGQVYLVLFAVVVAVAGYNYRRTKRQLAGAAAAAGPGGEAEALPGMGAMNKIAPLMSFMTLFTVGFVPLAAGLYVVTTTLWTAVERTLLHREEPAAVPAAA is encoded by the coding sequence TTGTCGTTCTTCTCCCCCTTCGCCGACCTCGTCGACGGGCTCGGCGACGTCCTCGAACCGGTCGCCGGCACCGCCTCGACCGCCGCCGCCATCGTCCTGTTCACCGCCTTCGTACGGCTGCTGGTGCTGCCGCTGTCCCGGGCGGCCGCCCGCGGCCAGAAGGCGCGGACCCGGCTCGCGCCGCAGGTCGCGGCCTTGCGCAAGAAGTACAAGAAGAATCCGGAGCGGCTCCGGAAGGCGACGCTGGAGCTGTACGCGGCCGAGAAGGTCTCGCCGTTCTCCGGCATCCTGCCGAGCCTGTGCCAGCTCCCCGCCTTCTTCCTGATGTACCACCTCTTCGCCTCCGCCGAGATCGGCGGCGCCCCCAACACCCTGCTCGGCCACTCGCTGTTCGCCGCGCCACTCGGCGACCGGTGGAAGGACGCGCTGGCCGACGGCGGCGTGTTCGGCGCACACGGCCAGGTCTACCTGGTGCTCTTCGCCGTCGTGGTGGCCGTCGCCGGGTACAACTACCGGCGCACCAAGCGCCAGCTCGCCGGCGCGGCGGCGGCCGCCGGCCCGGGCGGTGAGGCGGAGGCCCTGCCCGGCATGGGGGCCATGAACAAGATCGCGCCGCTGATGTCGTTCATGACGCTGTTCACCGTCGGCTTCGTGCCGCTCGCCGCCGGGCTGTACGTGGTCACCACCACCCTGTGGACCGCGGTCGAGCGGACCCTGCTCCACCGCGAGGAACCCGCCGCCGTGCCCGCGGCCGCCTGA
- a CDS encoding glycoside hydrolase family 6 protein, producing the protein MYGKDTGRGRGFRRRGAGAVAVGAALLLSGCSGSSGEEPEAKPGVSQQPKGEDPYWVNPDGNAARQVATYEDDGRKDEAALVRRIAEQPVADWLGTEKPEEEARGFTEAAKAADREALLVLYNIPHRDCGNYSGGGAADGDAYRAFVDSVAKGIGDRPATVILEPDAVLHLVDGCTPEQFHEERYDLLKGAIKTLKALPDTKVYLDAGNAGWGKPDQIFEPLTWAGVAEADGFSVNVSNFYSTEDSVAYGKELSAKVADKPFVVDTSRNGNGPFTDGDPAERWCNPPGRALGEAPTTRTGDDLVDAYLWIKRPGESDGECKGGPKAGQWWPEYALGLAKAAK; encoded by the coding sequence ATGTACGGCAAAGACACCGGCCGCGGCCGAGGGTTCCGGCGCCGGGGGGCGGGAGCGGTGGCCGTGGGGGCGGCGCTGCTGCTGTCCGGCTGTTCCGGTTCCTCCGGCGAGGAGCCCGAGGCGAAGCCCGGCGTGAGCCAGCAGCCCAAGGGCGAGGACCCGTACTGGGTCAACCCGGACGGCAACGCGGCCCGGCAGGTCGCCACCTACGAGGACGACGGCAGGAAGGACGAGGCCGCGCTGGTCCGCCGTATCGCGGAGCAGCCCGTCGCCGACTGGCTGGGCACGGAGAAGCCCGAGGAGGAGGCGCGCGGCTTCACCGAGGCCGCCAAGGCCGCCGACCGCGAGGCACTGCTGGTCCTCTACAACATCCCGCACCGCGACTGCGGCAACTACTCGGGCGGCGGCGCCGCCGACGGCGACGCGTACCGCGCCTTCGTCGACTCGGTCGCCAAGGGCATCGGCGACCGCCCCGCCACCGTCATCCTCGAACCGGACGCCGTCCTCCACCTGGTCGACGGCTGCACGCCGGAGCAGTTCCACGAGGAGCGGTACGACCTGCTCAAGGGGGCGATCAAGACCCTCAAGGCGCTGCCCGACACCAAGGTCTACCTCGACGCGGGCAACGCCGGCTGGGGCAAGCCCGACCAGATCTTCGAGCCGCTGACCTGGGCGGGCGTCGCCGAGGCCGACGGCTTCTCGGTCAACGTCTCCAACTTCTACTCCACCGAGGACTCCGTCGCCTACGGCAAGGAGCTCTCCGCCAAGGTGGCGGACAAGCCCTTCGTGGTGGACACGAGCCGCAACGGCAACGGCCCCTTCACCGACGGCGACCCGGCCGAGCGCTGGTGCAACCCGCCCGGCCGCGCCCTCGGCGAGGCCCCCACCACCAGGACCGGCGACGACCTGGTCGACGCCTACCTGTGGATCAAGCGCCCCGGCGAGTCCGACGGCGAGTGCAAGGGCGGTCCGAAGGCCGGGCAGTGGTGGCCCGAGTACGCGCTGGGGCTGGCGAAGGCGGCGAAGTAG
- a CDS encoding fumarylacetoacetate hydrolase family protein, with translation MKLLRVGTAGAERPALLDRAGILRDLSGVVDRLDAALLAADPALTTVRRAAADPDGLPPLDPAGLRTGPPLEGIGKIVCVGLNYHDHARETGAAVPEEPILFLKAPDTVVGPHDTVLIPPGSTRTDWEAELGVVIGRTARHLRTSEEGLAHVAGYTIAHDVSEREYQIERGGTWDKGKNCDTFGPLGPWLVTADEIPDPQALTVRLSVNGVLRQDGTTADQIFPVGEAVAYISRFMTLYPGDVVSTGTPAGVAMGHPEPKPYLRPGDVVEVEIAGLGRQRQVMGRAEDVPRPAAA, from the coding sequence ATGAAGCTGCTGCGTGTCGGAACGGCGGGCGCCGAGCGCCCCGCCCTGCTCGACCGGGCCGGAATCCTCCGCGACCTCTCCGGTGTCGTCGACCGCCTCGACGCCGCCCTCCTCGCCGCCGACCCCGCCCTGACGACGGTGCGCCGGGCCGCCGCCGACCCCGACGGACTGCCGCCCCTCGACCCGGCGGGGCTGCGCACCGGCCCGCCGCTCGAGGGCATCGGCAAGATCGTCTGTGTCGGGCTCAACTACCACGACCACGCCCGCGAGACCGGCGCCGCCGTCCCCGAGGAGCCGATCCTCTTCCTCAAGGCGCCGGACACCGTCGTCGGCCCGCACGACACCGTGCTGATCCCGCCGGGCAGCACCCGCACCGACTGGGAGGCGGAACTCGGGGTCGTCATCGGCCGCACCGCCCGCCACCTGCGGACGTCCGAGGAAGGGCTCGCGCACGTCGCCGGGTACACGATCGCGCACGACGTCTCCGAGCGGGAGTACCAGATCGAGCGCGGCGGCACCTGGGACAAGGGCAAGAACTGCGACACCTTCGGTCCGCTGGGTCCCTGGCTGGTCACGGCCGACGAGATCCCCGACCCGCAGGCGCTCACCGTCCGGCTCTCGGTCAACGGGGTGCTCCGCCAGGACGGCACCACCGCCGACCAGATCTTCCCGGTCGGCGAGGCCGTCGCCTACATCAGCCGGTTCATGACGCTCTACCCCGGCGACGTCGTCAGCACCGGCACGCCGGCCGGAGTCGCCATGGGCCACCCGGAACCCAAGCCGTATCTGCGCCCCGGTGACGTGGTCGAGGTCGAGATCGCCGGCCTCGGACGGCAGCGGCAGGTCATGGGCCGCGCCGAGGACGTGCCCCGGCCAGCCGCGGCGTGA
- a CDS encoding DUF6412 domain-containing protein: protein MTGTASAPTARTVRARQMRLFGVLFLLLTAQYLLAETSLGAAAVAVAATAAAGSALALCAVVAARAVPRVPVARVRTALRDRARRTAFLPQRDPDAPGRRRPRAPGAPLPTAA, encoded by the coding sequence ATGACGGGAACGGCCTCGGCCCCGACGGCTCGTACGGTCCGAGCGCGGCAGATGCGCCTCTTCGGCGTGCTGTTCCTCCTGCTCACCGCCCAGTACCTGCTCGCGGAGACCTCGCTCGGCGCCGCGGCCGTCGCGGTGGCCGCCACCGCCGCCGCCGGGTCCGCGCTCGCGCTCTGCGCGGTGGTCGCCGCCCGGGCCGTGCCCAGGGTGCCGGTCGCCAGGGTGCGGACGGCGCTCAGGGACCGGGCCCGCCGTACCGCCTTCCTGCCGCAGCGCGATCCCGACGCACCGGGCCGCCGCAGGCCCCGCGCACCCGGCGCGCCCCTCCCGACGGCCGCGTGA
- a CDS encoding Gfo/Idh/MocA family oxidoreductase codes for MSDATTAPTAASAAVAPVRVALVGYGLAGSVFHAPLIAATEGLDLDTVVTSSPERRDAARAEFGEVRFAATADELWPRADELDLVVVASPNKTHVALAEAALRAGLPVVVDKPLAGTAAEARSLAALAEERGLLLSVFQNRRWDNDFRTLAALLEAGTLGDVWRFESRFERWRPKPKGGWRESGRPEEIGGLLYDLGSHVVDQALHLFGPVDRVYAEAEVRRSSAEADDDTFLALRHTNGVRSHLYVSSTAAQLGPRFRVLGSQAGYVKYGLDPQEAALRAGERPLPREPWGEEGEAMWGHVGSGESPLTGGGTPEPTLPGDYPAYYRAIHAALREGGPNPVTALEAADALTVLEAARESARTGATVDLVGRR; via the coding sequence ATGTCTGATGCCACCACCGCACCCACCGCCGCCTCCGCCGCGGTCGCGCCGGTCCGGGTCGCCCTCGTCGGGTACGGCCTGGCGGGTTCCGTCTTCCACGCTCCGCTGATCGCCGCCACCGAGGGGCTGGACCTCGACACCGTGGTCACCTCCTCGCCCGAGCGGCGGGACGCGGCCCGCGCCGAGTTCGGCGAGGTGCGGTTCGCCGCCACGGCCGACGAGCTGTGGCCGCGCGCGGACGAGCTGGACCTGGTGGTCGTCGCCTCCCCCAACAAGACCCACGTCGCCCTCGCCGAGGCGGCCCTGCGCGCCGGGCTGCCGGTGGTCGTCGACAAGCCACTGGCCGGTACGGCCGCCGAGGCGCGGTCGCTGGCGGCGCTGGCCGAGGAGCGCGGGCTGCTGCTGTCGGTCTTCCAGAACCGCCGCTGGGACAACGACTTCCGCACCCTCGCCGCCCTGCTGGAGGCGGGCACCCTCGGCGACGTGTGGCGCTTCGAGTCGCGGTTCGAGCGCTGGCGGCCCAAGCCCAAGGGCGGCTGGCGCGAGTCGGGCCGCCCGGAGGAGATCGGCGGCCTCCTCTACGACCTGGGCAGCCACGTCGTCGACCAGGCGCTGCATCTCTTCGGCCCGGTCGACCGGGTCTACGCCGAGGCGGAGGTGCGCCGGTCCAGCGCGGAGGCCGACGACGACACCTTCCTGGCCCTGCGCCACACCAACGGCGTCCGCTCCCACCTGTACGTCAGCTCCACCGCCGCCCAGCTCGGCCCGCGCTTCCGGGTCCTCGGCTCCCAGGCCGGGTACGTGAAGTACGGCCTCGACCCGCAGGAGGCGGCCCTGCGCGCGGGCGAGCGCCCGCTGCCGCGCGAGCCGTGGGGCGAGGAGGGCGAGGCGATGTGGGGCCACGTCGGCTCGGGCGAGTCCCCGCTGACCGGCGGCGGCACCCCCGAACCGACCCTGCCCGGTGACTACCCGGCGTACTACCGGGCGATCCACGCGGCCCTGCGCGAGGGCGGCCCGAACCCGGTCACCGCGCTGGAGGCGGCGGACGCCCTGACCGTGCTGGAGGCGGCCCGCGAGTCGGCGCGCACCGGCGCGACGGTGGACCTGGTCGGCCGCCGCTGA
- a CDS encoding class F sortase: MAEGKRAHSRLITTAAWAVLLLGLWIWGREVSDGSPPPGTGSGRSSAVGGAAGADLPPAHDPLPASPPVRVDVPSVGVSSAEVVSRGLDERGAVAPPSFDTPDTVGWYDSGPQPGEEGAALLVGHVDTRTRPAVFYTLSATEPGARVRVAREDGTIAEFTVEDVQVLEREGFDAQKAYAPRQEGRAELRLITCGGTFDKARNTYTANVVVSAYLTGTATADEAEAGNAAEGRTARAARAETAGTGPLTEAAVPPPAGVRRAGSGEALLPSMAMAP; encoded by the coding sequence ATGGCCGAAGGCAAGCGCGCGCACAGCAGGCTGATCACCACCGCGGCGTGGGCCGTGCTGCTGCTCGGCCTGTGGATCTGGGGGCGCGAGGTCTCCGACGGCTCGCCGCCGCCGGGCACGGGCAGCGGGCGGTCCTCGGCGGTGGGCGGCGCGGCCGGCGCCGACCTGCCGCCCGCCCACGACCCGCTGCCCGCCTCGCCCCCGGTGCGGGTCGACGTCCCGTCCGTCGGCGTCTCCTCGGCCGAGGTCGTCTCGCGCGGCCTCGACGAGAGGGGAGCCGTCGCCCCGCCGTCGTTCGACACCCCGGACACCGTGGGCTGGTACGACTCCGGGCCCCAGCCCGGCGAGGAGGGCGCGGCCCTGCTCGTCGGCCACGTCGACACCCGCACCCGGCCCGCCGTCTTCTACACCCTGAGCGCCACCGAACCCGGCGCCCGTGTCCGGGTGGCACGGGAGGACGGCACGATCGCCGAGTTCACCGTCGAGGACGTCCAGGTGCTGGAGCGCGAGGGGTTCGACGCGCAGAAGGCGTACGCCCCGCGGCAGGAGGGGCGCGCGGAGCTGCGCCTGATCACCTGCGGCGGCACCTTCGACAAGGCCCGCAACACCTACACCGCCAACGTCGTCGTCTCGGCCTACCTCACCGGCACCGCCACCGCCGACGAGGCCGAGGCCGGGAACGCGGCCGAGGGCCGCACCGCGCGGGCCGCCCGCGCCGAGACGGCCGGCACCGGGCCCCTCACGGAGGCGGCCGTCCCGCCCCCGGCCGGGGTGCGCCGCGCCGGGAGCGGCGAGGCCCTGCTGCCCTCCATGGCGATGGCCCCCTGA
- a CDS encoding HAD-IIA family hydrolase: MTERQPIQSWLTDMDGVLMHEGVPIPGADSFLTKLRDSGKPFLVLTNNSIYTARDLHARLKRIGLEVPVENIWTSALATANFVSSQNPEGTAYVIGEAGLTTALHEAGYILTDSDPDFVILGETRTYSFEALTKAIRLIKGGARFIATNPDNTGPSTEGVLPATGSVAALITKATGKEPYFVGKPNPLMMRTGLNTIGAHSESSAMIGDRMDTDVLAGLEAGMTTYLVLTGLTSVSELDRFPYRATEVVDSIADLVDRI; the protein is encoded by the coding sequence ATGACAGAGCGTCAGCCGATTCAGTCGTGGCTCACGGACATGGACGGCGTCCTGATGCACGAAGGAGTGCCGATCCCCGGCGCCGACTCCTTCCTCACCAAGCTCCGTGACTCCGGCAAGCCCTTCCTGGTGCTCACCAACAACTCGATCTACACCGCCCGCGACCTGCACGCCCGGCTGAAGCGGATCGGGCTGGAGGTGCCGGTGGAGAACATCTGGACCTCCGCGCTTGCCACCGCCAACTTCGTGAGCAGCCAGAACCCGGAAGGCACCGCCTACGTCATCGGCGAGGCGGGCCTGACCACGGCCCTGCACGAGGCCGGGTACATCCTCACCGACAGCGACCCGGACTTCGTCATCCTGGGCGAGACGCGGACGTACTCCTTCGAGGCGCTGACCAAGGCGATCCGGCTGATCAAGGGCGGCGCCCGGTTCATCGCGACCAACCCGGACAACACCGGCCCGTCCACCGAGGGCGTCCTGCCGGCGACGGGTTCGGTGGCGGCGCTGATCACCAAGGCGACCGGCAAGGAGCCGTACTTCGTCGGCAAGCCCAACCCGCTGATGATGCGGACCGGCCTCAACACCATCGGCGCCCACTCGGAGTCGAGCGCGATGATCGGCGACCGGATGGACACCGACGTCCTCGCCGGCCTGGAGGCCGGGATGACGACCTACCTGGTGCTGACCGGGCTGACGTCCGTCTCCGAGCTGGACCGCTTCCCGTACCGGGCGACCGAGGTCGTGGACTCGATCGCGGACCTGGTCGACCGGATCTAG